In Hevea brasiliensis isolate MT/VB/25A 57/8 chromosome 13, ASM3005281v1, whole genome shotgun sequence, a single genomic region encodes these proteins:
- the LOC110653022 gene encoding glutathione S-transferase zeta class isoform X2 produces MATVEEPKNKLKLYSYWRSSCSCRVRIALNLKGLSYEYIPVNLVKGEQFNPEFLKLNPLGYVPVLVDGDVVVSDSFAILMYLDEKYPQHPLLPRDLHKKAINYQAANIVSSSIQPLQNLAVLKFIEEKVSPDEKLPWVQCHIRNGFAALEKLLKDHAGRYATGDEIFLADLFLAAQLHAAIKRFNVDMTPFPLLSRLHEAYNELPAFQNGMPENQPDTPSSSTT; encoded by the exons GCAACTGTTGAAGAGCCCAAAAACAAGCTCAAGCTCTACTCCTACTGGAGAAGCTCTTGCTCTTGTCGCGTCCGGATTGCTCTAAATCTGAAAG GCCTAAGTTACGAATATATACCTGTTAATCTGGTCAAAGGAGAGCAATTCAACCCTG AATTTTTGAAGCTCAATCCTCTTGGCTATGTGCCGGTGCTGGTGGATGGTGACGTTGTTGTTTCTGACTCTTTTGCCATCTTGATG TATTTGGATGAAAAATATCCTCAGCATCCATTGTTGCCTCGTGATCTTCACAAAAAAGCCATTAATTACCAG GCTGCAAATATTGTTTCTTCAAGCATACAGCCTCTGCAGAATCTAGCTGTGCTC AAATTTATAGAGGAAAAAGTAAGTCCAGATGAGAAACTTCCTTGGGTTCAGTGTCATATTAGAAATGGCTTTGCAG CATTGGAGAAGCTGCTAAAAGACCATGCTGGAAGATATGCGACTGGAGATGAAATTTTCCtg GCGGATTTGTTTCTAGCAGCACAGCTTCATGCAGCAATTAAAAGATTTAATGTTGACATG ACTCCATTCCCTCTGCTATCAAGGTTGCATGAGGCATACAATGAGCTGCCAGCATTCCAGAATGGTATGCCAGAGAACCAGCCAGATACCCCTTCATCCAGCACTACTTAA
- the LOC110653022 gene encoding glutathione S-transferase zeta class isoform X1, giving the protein MATVEEPKNKLKLYSYWRSSCSCRVRIALNLKGLSYEYIPVNLVKGEQFNPEFLKLNPLGYVPVLVDGDVVVSDSFAILMYLDEKYPQHPLLPRDLHKKAINYQAANIVSSSIQPLQNLAVLKFIEEKVSPDEKLPWVQCHIRNGFAALEKLLKDHAGRYATGDEIFLADLFLAAQLHAAIKRFNVDMTPFPLLSRLHEAYNELPAFQNGMPENQPDTPSSSTT; this is encoded by the exons ATG GCAACTGTTGAAGAGCCCAAAAACAAGCTCAAGCTCTACTCCTACTGGAGAAGCTCTTGCTCTTGTCGCGTCCGGATTGCTCTAAATCTGAAAG GCCTAAGTTACGAATATATACCTGTTAATCTGGTCAAAGGAGAGCAATTCAACCCTG AATTTTTGAAGCTCAATCCTCTTGGCTATGTGCCGGTGCTGGTGGATGGTGACGTTGTTGTTTCTGACTCTTTTGCCATCTTGATG TATTTGGATGAAAAATATCCTCAGCATCCATTGTTGCCTCGTGATCTTCACAAAAAAGCCATTAATTACCAG GCTGCAAATATTGTTTCTTCAAGCATACAGCCTCTGCAGAATCTAGCTGTGCTC AAATTTATAGAGGAAAAAGTAAGTCCAGATGAGAAACTTCCTTGGGTTCAGTGTCATATTAGAAATGGCTTTGCAG CATTGGAGAAGCTGCTAAAAGACCATGCTGGAAGATATGCGACTGGAGATGAAATTTTCCtg GCGGATTTGTTTCTAGCAGCACAGCTTCATGCAGCAATTAAAAGATTTAATGTTGACATG ACTCCATTCCCTCTGCTATCAAGGTTGCATGAGGCATACAATGAGCTGCCAGCATTCCAGAATGGTATGCCAGAGAACCAGCCAGATACCCCTTCATCCAGCACTACTTAA